A region of the Hylaeus volcanicus isolate JK05 chromosome 5, UHH_iyHylVolc1.0_haploid, whole genome shotgun sequence genome:
tggaacaaCGTTTCTACTCGAATTCTCGGAAGCATTGACGACTAatcaaaaaaatgataaacttTTATTCACAGCTgtaagtttgaattttttagcttaattttattgtaattatattatcgGTATTGACAGCTTCTGGATAGAGAAACACGCAGAGAAAAAGTGATAGAAGCAAAAAACAGAGAGATGaggttaaaaatgaagtctCTTCGAAATACCAACGTCGAAATCGAATGCTCGGGAAACAtaaaaaacgatgaaaaacCAGATTCAAAGTCTTTGAATCTGGATACTGATAATCCAATGATAACGAATTGCGAGCAAGATTACAACAGTGCTATTGCAATGGTGAGTGTAatccaaaattttattcgttagcATCGttgtttttgttgtaattaaaAGATTTATCTGGATTTATCGTACTTTACTAGGAAATAGCAAAGCAAGCGGCAACAGACGAGGAAGCAAACGACAAACATCTAGTAAACGGTACGGCTAATTCGAAAAatggtttttaaatatattacaagaatgtaatttaaatatattaaacgtgttaattaaaGGTATCTTCTCTCCAATACTACTCCAATTTAGAAATGCTTTCCTCGTTATtaacttatatttattatataatgtataatatacaaattttaaatgtatgcCTTCTTGTAATTTACGAACAtaagtttttttatattaattacatatgTATTGGGACGTTTTTGGGAGGAACGAcctatttattttgtaaatagcAGGATCAGTAATAGCTGTATTGAATTTATCGATCCCGTAAACGTATCGTAAAAGTATAAGCATTTGTACGTATTAACGTACACCCATACTTTTCAGTCAATTTTAGTCCACCTGCCATTGATGTCAACGTACCATTTCGTTACCAAGTATTTAACTCGTTTAAAGTCGACCTACAATGGTATTTTCGAAAGAagtgtaaatagaaatttgtaaGAAGAAGAACGAAGTAGAATGGACCAATCGTGTCGATTCGCGTACCAACTAGAAGAACTCGAAGAACGCTAGTCGAACATAACCTTGCAGAACCTTTAAGAAACTACGTAATTAACAGGTTCGAAACGATAATATCGAATATGTTTTCGAAACCCTGCTTTCGAGACAATTACTCGATTGTATCATCGGCACGCTTTTCATAAAATGTAGCATTGTAAAGCATTGTCAATGTTTACATTGACCATTTCAAAGTATTTGTTCGTAATTAGGAAGGCAGTCGCAAGAGACTCGagtattttagtatttattatattacatttgttaCAATGAAGAAAACAGAATCCATCCAGAACTCCAAATCGGTTACCaacttgaataaaaagaaaatggaattaGAATTAAGAGATACGtcgataaagaagaagaagaagagacgCCATCAAGATGAAACGAATTCACGCTCGCTCGTAATTAATACGAACAAAGCGCGTTCGAGAAATAGCGATATCGAGAATTCATCCGAAAATTCGGTTTTCGTTAAAAAGACGACCAAGGAAGGCGTCGGAAAGGCTTTCGAAGTATTCGATAGAAACAAGAAGTTTGATAATACGTGCTCTACGGATTTAGAGGAATTTGCGACGGAGTCGGTAAACGTTCTGGTCGATATTCATCGAGAATATAAATCGGAAAAATGTAACGACGAAAGTATCAGGAAAAACGAAAATGCAACGGAGGTATCTTCGAAGAAGTCCGAAAGTTTCCAGATATTTTCGAGAACGAACAACtttcgagaagaaaaatcgaaaatggaACCGATCGGGTATCGAGGTCTTAGAGAAGAACAGGATGATATAGAAGTCGTGGATTCTATAGATTTAATAGAGGAATTCGAGGAATCTTCGATAGGCGAAACGACGAACGAAAGAGGATTTAGAACAACGAGAAAGAACAAATTGACGACGAAGCAAGCTGATCCAGATTTAATCGAAGGGAAGCCCCGTAGCAGAAGACAATGGGATGgacgaaaaaatgaaacggagGAGGCGAAAAAACCGGCGAGAAAACGTTGGTCGAAAGACACCTCTGTGTTTCGATTACCAGAAGTGAAAGGCACCCCTTGGACGACTTTATCGACGGAGAACGTGGATCAACGATCGATAAACCAATCGTCGCAGAAACAGAGATCCTTCTCCGGTTTCGACAATGCAGCGTTCGTTTCGGATAACGAGGAGATTCTACGCGTGGAGACTGATCGCGAGGAAGCGAGAATCGAGATGaaggaaatcgaagggaacGTTCCAGAAGAAACAGTTGGTACGATCGAAGATTTCAACAACGCGAGAGATTCGTTCGTAGACCGGTTCGAAAATTGTAATGGCGATGCGGTATTGGATATCGAAAGCGTCGATGAATgtaacgacgacgacgaaatCAAAGCTGATCATGGCTTGACAAAGAAGACGAAAAATTTTCATGGAAACGGTAAGAGGAATTCGGATGACTCGAATACCTTAGATAGTTTAGATGCCACGGCCCGATCGGATTATCGATCCTCCGAAGAACCGTTGGTAAAAGAAGATCGTGACCGGGTTAAGAAGGAAAGGTAAATACTCTAAATACAGACACTTTTTATTTGGCGAAGGTACATATCATATTTAAACATTGAATCCAGTTAAGGAAAATGTGGATGCCCCTAACGATAGGCAACCCGGTATTCGCGCGAGTCGGGCGTACGCTTGCGCATGGGTGGATTCaagctttctaataattaGATTCACAACGTGTAGAATTCGAAtcggaatattttacatcgttcgacatattaggtcgtcctaaaagttcgtgccatttatacttctatttctcaaattaaaagaaaagataatctgtctcatttcacaataGCTTCGCACCTCTCTcacatagtcattataccgttactagaaaatttctgtcgttttttttttattaaatttcgacacagtcatcagcacgaacttatggggcGACCTAATAGTTTGAATCTAGTTAACGAAAATGTGGAGAATATTTGAATCGAAAAGGAGCGCGGTGCAATGCCCCTGACGATAGGCAACCCGGTATCCGCGCGAGTCGGAACGGCGCGCCTGCGTAGGGGTAGATTCTAACTTTccaattattagaaaataattactccTCTAAAGCCATGAATGAACGACAAATAGTTGTTGAATTATTCGACATCTTTCACGATCGTCTGCTTCATTATAACATTTCCaatataagaaaatgaataagTTCTACAACTAATGATCATAGTATATaagagaataaataaattctagaaCCGaagatttcaataaaaataattaaatagacGCGTTTTGTTaaccttaaaattaatttcagacgACGCACCGTGATCACAACCGATGATGACACCGCAGAAGGAAATCGTTCGAGGGAATCGTCGAACGAGAACGAATCGAGGAGATCCAtcgcgaaaagaaagaagtcGACGCGCAAGGATCATCGGCGTCAATCGCAAAGCGAAaaggagaagagaaaaagTCGACGAAAGAATGTTTCGGATTCGTCTGTTCGTAGCCCTGACGCCGCGACAGACtctaagaaaaagaaaaagaaaaaaagggtCGTCAAGTATGTCCTCGTGACGGTTCACAAAGCGAATACGTTAGAGATCGACTATGTAACCAGGCATCCCATGGTGAAGGTTCATATTGTGAAAACCGAGACTGGagagtacttgaaaaatgaGTCCGGCACGCGGGCGTATTTGCAGCCCGCGATAACAGGAAAATTCGACTTTAAAGAGAACAGATCCATAGTACCGGTATGGGAAGAAGAGCTGGTGTTCGAGCATGATTTTGATGCATTGTTGAACACCGATGACGAGCAGGTCGTAATTCTTTTTGAAATCGTTGATCTGTTGAGCTTTGCAGAGGCCAGCTTCAACTATGATAAATTTGGCAAGTAATAAACTCTGGCAATAAACGTTGTTAGCAAGTAGAGCAGAAACAAACATAGTTAGGTACTCCTTGGTATTCGCAGTATTGAAGATACTTGTGTATGTTTGTTTACGGTATGCTTACATTGTTCTAATTCAGCATGTCAATACAAAGCTTAAGACAGTCCACTTGAATGGCTCGTTTATTACCTTCCAGAGTAGGTATGAACAAATATCCTATGATCAACTTCTTCTTTTCTAATGGAATTGTCAGTTCTTTGTGTCACTAGCAAAGTCTCTGCCTATcgccaaaaataaattagttattCAAGCAGTCTGGAATAGTGTAATCTGTATAATATTCTGTTCTGTGCTTAATCACTTTATACCACTTACGTTAATATTATGTAACAGGTCGCGAAGGTTGCTGGCACAAGATCGCATGGGCTTTCCTGCGACCCGTAGGAAAGAACGGGGTCTCGCACATCGGCAAGATGGTCAGGCTGCAACTGTACAAGCCTAAAAAGAACGCCAAGAAACTCGAGGGAGCTTACACGTGCGAAGTAAGCGATTGCAAATGCAACGTCGTATTTCTGGAGTCTAAAATGCCgagtaaattatatttgtcgataaaagaaatgtgACACGTTTTCGAccttataaattataaagataCCGTAAATAAACGTAAAGTACATCGAAAGTAGGTTAGTGCGAACGATAATAGCTATCGTTTAATAAAggtgtatattatttgttttgaaGATTTACGAGCAATTAAATATCCGAAGGCGAGCAATACGAGGTCGAAATGTTACGTCttttattgaataatgaaaatagaacCATGAGAAGATACGTAGTTTGTAAGATCCactctatttatattttgtatattgaCCTCTTAATCGATTTATCAGGCGTACACGTGGTGGAAGTCGAGGAAAAGGGAAAAGTACCCCAGCAGTTTATTCGTCACCGTGACGTCCATCGATCCTCCCAAGTTAGAACCCGTTCTCTATCAGCAATTATCGTTGCACGATCTGTCCGACGTACGCAGCGAATCGCAAAAGGCTTCGACTCGTACGTCGGATTTGATAGAGTTACCGAAATGGACGCGATTGGCCGCCCAGTCTTGCAAGATACCGAACGAAATCATGTTCGAGACGGACGTCACCGAGAACGGATGCTTCTTCGTTGCTTTCAGCAACGACGGCAAGTATTTAGCCTGCGGTAATTCCGAGGAACACGATTACCCTATCGTCGTTTACGAGGTGAACTTAATAAAACGTTTACCGCGTCGTCCATGCTTCGTTTCTAACGAACATTAAACCGTTTCAGGTCGAGACGAAGAAAGTCTACGCCCGATTTTCAGGGCACAAGACTTTTATATACTCCCTTCATTGGGCAAACAAAGACAAGTACCTGCTCTCGGTATCGTCCGACCAGACTGCTCGTATTTGGGATATACGCAATCGGATCGTACAACACGTAGAAGTAAGGATGCGTTTCTGTTATTAATTCCTTAGACGAACACGCGGTCTTATTCTGGGTATGTACAGTACTAGTTCAAGATAATTTCagatgaaataatatctcgtaagaagaatacaaaaacaataaGTAGAGTCCGATGTAAATAGAACCACGAATTAAGATCAATCtgagatttaatacagatgaaGTAATATCTCGTAAAAAGATAGTTCAAGATAATTTAGAACAATGTAACCAATGTAAATTACTCGCGTAACGAGGCTTGGGGTCCTCGGTAGACCGTGCGTGATCGTCCAAggggttaattaatttaacatttccgTAAAATCGGTCGAAATTAAATCCCGTTGTATCTGCAACAGATGATGCCACATCCGTCGTACGTGTACTGCGGCAAATTCGCCCCTGAGAATCCTTGGACCGTGGCGACCGGATGTTACGATCGCGTAGCTCGCATTTGGACGCGAGACAGGAAATCGAGAAGACGCGACCTCAGCCAGGAATTAGAGGGTCACGAGGGTTTTATAAACTCGATGTGCTTCCAAAAGAATAGTAATTTGTTAACGGCGGACAGCGTCGGCACGATAATATTATGGACGGTGAAAAAGAATCGCGGTGCAGCCTCCAGAATGGAGTGGCACATATCGCGGAAGATAAGGGTCAGAGAGGTCGACGGCGTGATAATCAACACGATCGTTTTGCACCCTTTGGAATCCAGGCTCCTCGTCCACTCGAGGAACAACGGGCTCAGATTGCTAGAGCTCGCTACTGGCGTGGTGTTGCAAAAATACAACGAGCTAAACAATCAGAGGTATTACGCATTAGTATTATGCAATTTGCAAATTGATAGAAGATCTACCGTTTCGTCATTTCAATTGTTCTCATAAATGGAACGATACACTCGTAATAGGTGCATTCTTTTAAACGGAACTAGTACGAATTTGCATAGATATCTAGTCTAGTAATAAAGTTGGTTTATGCTGAAACTACCAAGTCGGTCGATTCGATCCACATCATACATTATATGCatacattatacatacttGAAACTTCTTTCTAAAGTCACTCGATCGTTAAGAATCCTTTATTGCATCATTTAAGGACAATTATCgtaacaaagaattaatttcagacaaattatttaataataatttgtttctgcTTCttctaattacaaagatatgtatgtataaaaggTATGCATCGAATTGGGTAGTTTTAAAGTAACCcaactattaataaaaataaagaagaattgaCTGTGATATATTCGTTCGCAGGATACAATCGACAGCCTGCATCTCGCCTTGCGGTGGCCTGATCTTTTGCGGAGGGGAGGATTCGACTTTGAACGTGTGGAATTTGGAGAACGGTAGCCACCTTGCGAAATACACCCTCGAACGAAATTTCCGTGCCGTGACTTGCGTGGATTATCATCCGCACGACCACGTGTTGGCCTTGTCAACATTCGGCAGTTCCGCGCCGGTGAGAGTTTTAAGATTCAACAAAGACGCGACTGGCGATGACGTAGGATTGAAGACGACGGAGGAGCcgagaaataaagtaaacgatAGCGACGGTTTGGGAAGATTTTTGAACGCGGTTGTAACGCCAAGGGAAAGATCGCGATCGAACAGCAGGATCCAAACGCCTGAAGAAAtttcgagagagagaggctCACAGGGTAGAAGAAACTACAAGCTCTGTTCCATCGAGTCCAGCGTCCTGAAGGAGAGGAACGACAAGCACACGGAAGCGAAACTAAGGCTGCTGCGATTAAACGAAACCGAGCGAACGTTGAAGAGTCAAAGCGCGAACCGATTGTATAATATCATAGAGAAGATCGATCGGATCTTGTCGAACACGTCGAGATCCTCGGGCGACGTAGAATCGGGTAGGAACTTTCCTCTGGAGGCAACTAAGAGCAAAGTTCCGACCAGTCGGGACGAGAATAGAAAATCGTTAGGTTACTGTAGCACCGATGACCGTTCGTATTTTGATTCGAGTAGCGTCGAACGCGAGCTCGTGGAATTGAAAACTCTAGGTGATAGGAAGACAAGcgataatatatacatagatcGACGCGCGAAAATTAGATCTAAAAGCGCGAAGGAACCGAGAAGCAACGATCCTCGCGATCATCTGTCCAAGACTTTCTCCGATAGCGCAGCGAGTTATCGTAAGAGCAACGTTTACAATGAAATCGTAGGAACTGGATCTCCAAAAACGATGGAAACTAGTTTCGTTAGAAAcgtgaaagaaaataattggcGGAAGGGTAATTCTTTTGATAACGATCGCTCCAATTCTTCTGGAAGTACTGGAACGTACGTCGTGGAAAAGAATGGCGTTGAAGTTGAAAGAAATAGCGACGAGGATTCGATGAAACTGCTTCCGGACGATGATTCGATTCAGAGAGATGTAGAAAGCGACCCGAACGTTTTTAGACATTCCGACAGTGGAAGTTCGATTAGCAATGCGACGTTCACTATCGAAAATGAAGTTCCTGTTCCCAAGCCTagacgaaagaaaaatccTGCCTGATGTAGGTTTATTAAATATGCAGAAATTAGGATCGTAgaatatagtaatatatatatatatatatttatttgtaatcgtagtttatatttgaaaagaacTGTTAGGAAACGCAtttgattttgttatttcCTGAACGTATAGTTTCGTCTTTCCTCGAATATTCGACTATGTTTGACTTTTAtttaaccatttttatttaaactggaCTCGTTTTACATGACACACTAAAATGATTCAGTATTAGTTATTTGCTTGCACGCGATACGTATGAAGGTAGTTAGATAATTGATCGTGAACGCCTACGAGAACGTTTGtaatgcaattaaaatgtttatgcattggaaatgttatttcgatagaaataaaacGTGTTACTTGGTCCACTGTTAACCTTCGTTTCGAGTATGGGGTGTTTTTTCGGTGGAATAGCTaaattctctttaaaaatgattatccTCCCCTTTTTGTATTtaacgtatttatatattgtttacatAATGACTTTAATTAACGTAACGCTTACGATTTATTTCATGCTCGCGTTTAAATTAACTGGCGTACCCCCGATAGGTGTTGAATCGGACGAAGAAGAGGTatgataacatttttaataaaaaaaaaagaaagtgttTACGATAAAAAGGTcaatgtaagaaaaatgtaaattagcGAAGTTGTAACGGTTTGATATTTACGTAAACTCGACGTTTCCGTTGATACTAGAGAAAATATAGGAAGTTAGGAAAAATTGATGGTTAATCCCTAAATTCGTTgcgtataaatgaaaaattgaatctcgCAAACGAGAGCGAAGAATGGGCGGTATATTGTCAAGATTCGCTACCATTGCTATcagtttaatattttgtcctTTTCTATTCCTTTG
Encoded here:
- the LOC128876982 gene encoding jouberin-like; its protein translation is MKKTESIQNSKSVTNLNKKKMELELRDTSIKKKKKRRHQDETNSRSLVINTNKARSRNSDIENSSENSVFVKKTTKEGVGKAFEVFDRNKKFDNTCSTDLEEFATESVNVLVDIHREYKSEKCNDESIRKNENATEVSSKKSESFQIFSRTNNFREEKSKMEPIGYRGLREEQDDIEVVDSIDLIEEFEESSIGETTNERGFRTTRKNKLTTKQADPDLIEGKPRSRRQWDGRKNETEEAKKPARKRWSKDTSVFRLPEVKGTPWTTLSTENVDQRSINQSSQKQRSFSGFDNAAFVSDNEEILRVETDREEARIEMKEIEGNVPEETVGTIEDFNNARDSFVDRFENCNGDAVLDIESVDECNDDDEIKADHGLTKKTKNFHGNGKRNSDDSNTLDSLDATARSDYRSSEEPLVKEDRDRVKKERRRTVITTDDDTAEGNRSRESSNENESRRSIAKRKKSTRKDHRRQSQSEKEKRKSRRKNVSDSSVRSPDAATDSKKKKKKKRVVKYVLVTVHKANTLEIDYVTRHPMVKVHIVKTETGEYLKNESGTRAYLQPAITGKFDFKENRSIVPVWEEELVFEHDFDALLNTDDEQVVILFEIVDLLSFAEASFNYDKFGREGCWHKIAWAFLRPVGKNGVSHIGKMVRLQLYKPKKNAKKLEGAYTCEAYTWWKSRKREKYPSSLFVTVTSIDPPKLEPVLYQQLSLHDLSDVRSESQKASTRTSDLIELPKWTRLAAQSCKIPNEIMFETDVTENGCFFVAFSNDGKYLACGNSEEHDYPIVVYEVETKKVYARFSGHKTFIYSLHWANKDKYLLSVSSDQTARIWDIRNRIVQHVEMMPHPSYVYCGKFAPENPWTVATGCYDRVARIWTRDRKSRRRDLSQELEGHEGFINSMCFQKNSNLLTADSVGTIILWTVKKNRGAASRMEWHISRKIRVREVDGVIINTIVLHPLESRLLVHSRNNGLRLLELATGVVLQKYNELNNQRIQSTACISPCGGLIFCGGEDSTLNVWNLENGSHLAKYTLERNFRAVTCVDYHPHDHVLALSTFGSSAPVRVLRFNKDATGDDVGLKTTEEPRNKVNDSDGLGRFLNAVVTPRERSRSNSRIQTPEEISRERGSQGRRNYKLCSIESSVLKERNDKHTEAKLRLLRLNETERTLKSQSANRLYNIIEKIDRILSNTSRSSGDVESGRNFPLEATKSKVPTSRDENRKSLGYCSTDDRSYFDSSSVERELVELKTLGDRKTSDNIYIDRRAKIRSKSAKEPRSNDPRDHLSKTFSDSAASYRKSNVYNEIVGTGSPKTMETSFVRNVKENNWRKGNSFDNDRSNSSGSTGTYVVEKNGVEVERNSDEDSMKLLPDDDSIQRDVESDPNVFRHSDSGSSISNATFTIENEVPVPKPRRKKNPA